From Pseudodesulfovibrio nedwellii:
TGTTGATTGTCCCAGTCCGGTCTGGGCGGCTATGTGTGTGCGCGAGATTTCGCCCTGCAACCGGATTGTTTTGAGCACGCTGTCACGGTTAATGGCGCGCATGAGTTCCCTGTTGGCCGTTTGCACTCGATCTCTTTGCACTCGATCCCTCCCCTCTGAATTCGTTCGATGTATAGTCGTCAGCGAGAATTTTTACAATAAGGGAGATGAGATCATGCAAAAAGGGTCGCCGAAAACTCGGCGACCCTTTTTGATTTTTGTTTGTGAGTAGGGGCTATTTCCAAGCCGTCCCGTTCGGTCCAAATACGTGAACCTTTTCAGTACGGGCTGTCAGGTGGATGACATCGCCGGTAGTTGCTTCGCTGGTGCCGGGTGTGCTGGCAATGATCGCAGTGCCGTCGGACAGTGTACAGTAGAGATAACTGACATCGCCCAACCGTTCGACTACATCCACTTCTGCCTTGAGCAGACCGTTTTTCGGCTCAGATAAGAGCAGGTGTTCCGGCCTGATTCCCACGGTGGCCTGTGTGTTTTTATTTCCGGGTGTATCATGCTGGATGGTGATGGTCTTACTGTCCGGCAAGGCTATTTCAACCGTCGAACCTTTGACCGAGGCTACATTACCTTTGAGGAAATTCATTTTGGGCGATCCTATGAAACCGGCGACGAATAAATTGGCCGGGGTGTTGTACAATTCGAGCGGTGCTCCGACTTGTTCTACACGACCATCGTGAAGCACGACTATTTTGTCGGCGAGGGTCATGGCTTCAACCTGATCATGAGTGACATAAATGATGGTCGTGTCGAGTTTTTTGTGCAATTTGGCAATTTCTATGCGGGTTTGCACTCTGAGCGCCGCGTCCAGATTGGACAGAGGCTCGTCGAAAAGAAAGACTTTTGGATTGCGGACAATGGCTCGGCCGATTGCCACACGCTGTCTTTGACCACCAGATAGTTCCGCCGGACGGCGGTTCAGATACTTGGTTAGTTGCAGGGTCTCGGCTGCATGGCGGACACGCTGGTCGATTTCCTGCTTGTTGTGCTTTTTAAGTCTTAGGCCAAAGGACATATTTTTATAGACCGTCATGTGCGGATA
This genomic window contains:
- a CDS encoding ABC transporter ATP-binding protein, with protein sequence MSDIKLKNIDKAFGKTEVLHDVNMDVKDGEFVVFVGPSGCGKSTLLRVIAGLEKVTAGEIHIDNKLVNEVQPRERGIAMVFQSYALYPHMTVYKNMSFGLRLKKHNKQEIDQRVRHAAETLQLTKYLNRRPAELSGGQRQRVAIGRAIVRNPKVFLFDEPLSNLDAALRVQTRIEIAKLHKKLDTTIIYVTHDQVEAMTLADKIVVLHDGRVEQVGAPLELYNTPANLFVAGFIGSPKMNFLKGNVASVKGSTVEIALPDSKTITIQHDTPGNKNTQATVGIRPEHLLLSEPKNGLLKAEVDVVERLGDVSYLYCTLSDGTAIIASTPGTSEATTGDVIHLTARTEKVHVFGPNGTAWK